In the Vibrio gigantis genome, one interval contains:
- a CDS encoding glycerophosphodiester phosphodiesterase family protein has protein sequence MITGHRGAASLAPENTLVSIEHAAKAGAKWIEIDTQLSADGIPMVFHDKTVNRCTNGTGNIADLDLTTLKTLDAGSWFGSEFAGTTIPTLSEAFDKCLELDVTLNLEIKIYDDKAIQPLVETVIALVEQKQFPIEKLLISSFKKEALSLCQQMMPEVKRGFICEVWNDFSLESLQSLDLYSIHIDHRILDEKTAKTIKASGAVLKIWTLNDPQLAAKYFNLGVDNIITDVPNQF, from the coding sequence ATGATCACAGGCCACCGCGGTGCCGCTTCTTTAGCACCTGAAAATACGTTAGTGAGTATTGAACACGCAGCGAAAGCTGGTGCTAAATGGATTGAAATTGATACCCAGTTGAGCGCTGATGGCATCCCTATGGTTTTTCATGACAAGACAGTCAATCGTTGTACTAACGGAACGGGCAATATCGCCGATTTAGACTTAACCACACTCAAGACGTTAGATGCTGGTAGTTGGTTTGGTAGCGAGTTCGCGGGGACCACGATTCCTACTTTGAGCGAAGCGTTTGATAAATGCCTAGAACTTGATGTAACTCTGAACCTTGAAATCAAAATTTATGACGATAAAGCTATTCAGCCTCTAGTTGAAACAGTGATCGCACTGGTTGAGCAAAAGCAGTTCCCTATTGAAAAACTGCTCATCTCAAGCTTCAAAAAAGAAGCGCTAAGTCTTTGCCAGCAAATGATGCCTGAGGTTAAACGTGGTTTTATCTGCGAAGTGTGGAACGATTTCAGCCTGGAGTCCCTTCAATCACTCGATCTGTACAGCATTCATATTGATCACCGCATCCTTGATGAGAAAACAGCAAAAACGATCAAAGCTTCAGGCGCAGTTCTGAAAATATGGACCCTGAACGATCCACAATTGGCGGCTAAATATTTCAATCTGGGTGTCGATAACATCATCACCGATGTACCAAACCAATTTTAG
- a CDS encoding DeoR/GlpR family DNA-binding transcription regulator has translation MELNHRQKEILATLKANQDIQIDHLAELFSVTTQTIRRDVNHLCEQGLARRVHGGVSLPTTLTNTSYRFRAGVESETKDSIAIAVADAIPEGSTVMMGIGTTVTRIAQYLLAKPALRVITNNLQVARILEANEQIEVYLAGGLFRREHQDMVGSSVVHFFSDFEADIGICGCGSVTDSHFAMEHEQVEADLSKSIIKNSRESWLVADSSKWGRFAALKVASLSDFDRIYTNNSQLPSELNIHLVEDDTHA, from the coding sequence ATGGAACTGAACCATCGCCAGAAAGAAATACTCGCAACGCTTAAAGCTAACCAAGATATTCAGATCGACCACTTAGCCGAGTTGTTTTCTGTTACCACTCAAACCATTCGTCGTGACGTAAACCACCTGTGTGAGCAAGGTCTAGCGCGAAGAGTACACGGAGGCGTCAGCCTACCTACTACGCTCACGAATACGAGTTATCGATTCCGCGCTGGCGTTGAGTCAGAAACAAAAGACAGTATTGCTATAGCAGTTGCCGATGCGATACCTGAAGGCTCAACGGTCATGATGGGCATTGGTACCACCGTCACTCGAATCGCACAGTACTTATTGGCAAAGCCAGCGCTAAGAGTGATCACCAATAACCTTCAAGTGGCTCGTATCCTTGAGGCAAATGAGCAGATTGAAGTGTATTTGGCGGGTGGTTTGTTTAGACGAGAGCATCAAGATATGGTTGGCAGTAGCGTGGTCCACTTCTTCTCCGACTTTGAAGCAGACATCGGCATTTGTGGTTGTGGTTCAGTAACAGACAGTCATTTCGCTATGGAGCATGAACAAGTTGAAGCTGACCTATCCAAGTCAATCATAAAGAACAGCCGTGAAAGTTGGCTAGTCGCAGACTCCAGTAAATGGGGACGCTTTGCGGCTCTGAAGGTAGCGTCACTGAGTGATTTTGATCGTATATACACTAATAACAGCCAGTTACCTTCGGAGCTAAACATACACTTAGTAGAGGACGATACTCATGCTTAG
- a CDS encoding DHH family phosphoesterase codes for MANLKFESFLERLKGDDRIIIQAHDFPDHDAISSAYALAYLLKSKGLRPYITFHGYIDRVSLRNLIDWLDIPIYQPKDLKLQPDDKIIVVDGCIGEKNVIDFPGLEVGVIDHHQVKAPDFVWYSDIRSNYGSTATIMVEYYRYFSLQMPQNIATALLVGLSFDTANFTRGVGTADLKALLYLQAKANNDMVNKICRNQVEFHELKLFYSMLDSLRREKNAAFAVLPEGCPKNMLGVLGDFLLSVDELDIVVLTARNREKTFISLRSECSKNNVAKIVRSALNEKGVGFGGGHPHMAGGIINKHFEFSRELACVYDLIRPSLVLDA; via the coding sequence ATGGCAAATTTAAAGTTCGAAAGCTTTCTAGAACGGCTTAAGGGTGATGACAGAATCATTATTCAAGCTCATGACTTCCCTGATCATGATGCGATTTCTTCCGCATACGCCTTGGCATACTTATTAAAAAGTAAAGGGCTGCGCCCATATATTACGTTTCATGGTTATATAGATCGAGTGTCACTCAGGAACTTAATAGATTGGCTAGATATTCCAATCTATCAGCCAAAAGATTTGAAACTACAACCGGATGACAAGATTATTGTTGTTGATGGCTGTATTGGTGAGAAAAATGTCATCGACTTTCCGGGGCTTGAGGTAGGAGTGATCGACCACCACCAAGTGAAAGCACCTGATTTTGTATGGTATTCCGATATACGTTCAAACTATGGTTCAACAGCAACCATAATGGTTGAGTATTATCGTTATTTTTCTCTGCAGATGCCCCAAAATATTGCGACAGCACTATTGGTTGGTTTGAGTTTTGATACCGCAAACTTTACCCGAGGGGTAGGGACGGCAGATCTAAAAGCATTGTTGTATCTTCAAGCGAAGGCCAATAATGATATGGTTAACAAAATTTGTCGTAATCAAGTAGAGTTCCATGAATTAAAACTATTCTATTCTATGCTCGATAGCTTACGTCGTGAAAAAAATGCAGCATTTGCTGTGCTTCCTGAAGGTTGCCCTAAAAATATGCTTGGCGTGTTAGGTGATTTCTTGCTGAGCGTTGATGAGCTCGATATTGTTGTTCTCACTGCTAGAAATAGAGAGAAGACCTTTATCTCTCTCCGTTCTGAGTGTTCAAAAAACAATGTCGCGAAGATAGTTAGAAGCGCTCTTAATGAAAAAGGGGTTGGTTTTGGCGGCGGGCATCCTCATATGGCTGGCGGCATCATCAACAAACATTTTGAATTCAGTCGTGAACTTGCTTGTGTTTATGATTTAATTCGACCAAGCCTAGTACTTGACGCTTAA
- a CDS encoding ETEC_3214 domain-containing protein: MSAEQQNDVPKEIQDELKELQDNQESLLEAQSKGNLARTIGLLSVVSIALGGFNDSFDAIEKMVDFGLSQMTDIPSHKKLEKVYIRSSAEILDQTFGAPVYIKRSSGDDVIKYYKDDNFILSSITRDNAIVAYLVFPDEGFAPETLEHAGGSEFFNQPFNAIESVNEIRASFSRTGNYYIEENNGGEFGYLYSSISGASEFIAPMTKNNRKLLSDVVDSLTMDEHVVKSVQSLRLNAKPNFYGYSTLGVGALEEAILSNTEYRLIHKS, translated from the coding sequence ATGTCTGCAGAACAACAAAATGACGTTCCAAAAGAAATTCAAGATGAACTGAAAGAGCTCCAAGATAATCAAGAATCGTTGTTAGAAGCACAAAGTAAAGGAAACTTAGCGCGCACTATTGGTTTGTTGTCAGTCGTCTCAATTGCTTTGGGTGGTTTTAACGATAGTTTTGATGCAATCGAAAAGATGGTGGATTTTGGTCTTTCACAAATGACTGATATTCCATCACACAAAAAGCTTGAAAAAGTGTATATCCGCTCATCAGCTGAAATATTAGATCAGACATTTGGTGCCCCCGTTTATATTAAGCGTTCAAGTGGCGATGACGTTATCAAATACTACAAAGACGATAACTTTATACTCTCATCGATTACCAGAGATAATGCCATTGTTGCTTATCTTGTATTTCCAGATGAAGGCTTTGCCCCTGAAACATTAGAACATGCAGGTGGTTCGGAGTTTTTCAATCAACCTTTTAACGCCATTGAAAGTGTCAATGAAATTCGAGCGTCGTTCTCTAGAACTGGCAATTATTACATTGAAGAAAATAATGGCGGTGAGTTTGGCTACTTATATTCTTCAATCAGCGGAGCTAGTGAGTTCATTGCACCTATGACAAAAAACAACCGGAAATTGCTTTCCGACGTAGTTGACTCGCTGACTATGGATGAGCACGTCGTAAAGAGCGTACAGTCTTTACGTTTGAATGCGAAACCTAATTTCTATGGTTACAGTACATTAGGTGTGGGGGCTTTAGAAGAAGCTATTTTGTCTAACACCGAATATCGTTTAATTCATAAGAGTTAA
- a CDS encoding transglycosylase SLT domain-containing protein, whose amino-acid sequence MYKTITKTGLAIAISAAVSFPTHAVSDSQKQQLNNAVVKASQSQEEKLKEFHAYVNAYLDEYEQWRDEYTNKLDERRTDLIKNWGEGEVSSQTKQVDYSQNDQVKTAVDYESNTATVSVLVDEDSSPEEIEALVRKIPVEVEGKTVDLAKLKAVDHAVLYSLDKEQEEKNFVIEQTQSQMNELDVQAERLIQSDTGIPDSFIYQRAHDKKMALLTKAQERIAAQTKLYSEMRTKHGLSGEQSEVIDEKVQEVASTESIPVKASPTVVEKVAPKTQAVKKKPTTEVVSSSTKPKKVVSYKVKLPENSLKSRASKYTPLAEKESKNWEIDAALIMAIMHSESAFRPDAKSHVPAFGLMQVVPTSAGHDVNKQVRNIDAPMKASDLYQPVINVETGTAYLDILNSKYLRKIENDQSRLYCMIAAYNTGAGNVARAFNKDRSTSIGKASKVINQMTPEQVYNQLVAKLPYDETKNYLKKVNSRIALYK is encoded by the coding sequence ATGTATAAAACGATCACCAAGACAGGGCTGGCTATTGCAATTTCAGCAGCTGTTAGCTTTCCAACACACGCAGTGTCAGATAGTCAAAAACAACAACTTAATAATGCGGTTGTAAAAGCAAGTCAGTCCCAAGAAGAAAAACTTAAAGAATTTCATGCTTATGTAAATGCTTACTTGGACGAGTATGAACAATGGCGTGACGAATATACCAATAAACTTGATGAGCGCCGTACAGATCTTATTAAAAATTGGGGGGAAGGAGAGGTATCTTCTCAAACAAAACAGGTCGATTATTCACAAAACGATCAAGTTAAGACAGCAGTGGATTATGAAAGTAATACCGCTACGGTTTCTGTTTTAGTTGATGAAGACAGCAGCCCTGAAGAAATAGAAGCGCTTGTAAGAAAAATCCCTGTTGAAGTTGAGGGGAAAACGGTTGATCTAGCCAAGCTGAAAGCGGTCGACCATGCGGTTTTGTATTCTTTAGATAAAGAACAAGAAGAGAAGAACTTCGTTATTGAACAAACGCAAAGCCAAATGAATGAACTTGATGTTCAAGCTGAACGACTGATTCAATCAGATACTGGTATCCCAGATTCCTTCATTTACCAACGCGCTCATGATAAGAAAATGGCACTGCTTACTAAAGCACAAGAGCGTATTGCTGCTCAAACTAAGCTTTACAGCGAAATGCGAACTAAACATGGCTTATCAGGAGAGCAATCAGAGGTTATTGATGAAAAAGTGCAAGAAGTTGCTAGCACAGAGTCAATACCAGTAAAAGCTTCTCCGACAGTAGTTGAGAAAGTGGCACCTAAAACTCAAGCGGTGAAGAAAAAACCTACTACGGAAGTAGTTTCTTCTTCGACGAAGCCTAAAAAAGTGGTCAGTTATAAAGTTAAGCTGCCAGAGAATAGTTTGAAATCTCGTGCGAGCAAATATACACCTCTCGCAGAGAAAGAAAGCAAGAACTGGGAAATAGATGCGGCATTGATTATGGCGATCATGCACTCTGAGTCTGCTTTTCGCCCTGACGCTAAATCTCACGTACCAGCATTTGGTCTTATGCAAGTGGTTCCAACCAGTGCGGGGCATGATGTTAACAAACAAGTTCGAAATATAGATGCGCCAATGAAAGCTTCAGATCTATATCAACCCGTCATTAACGTTGAAACTGGTACTGCTTACTTAGATATCTTGAATAGCAAATATTTACGTAAGATCGAGAATGATCAAAGTCGTTTGTATTGCATGATTGCGGCTTACAACACTGGTGCAGGAAACGTTGCTCGTGCGTTTAATAAAGACCGCTCAACTAGCATTGGTAAAGCATCTAAAGTGATCAATCAGATGACCCCGGAACAAGTGTATAACCAATTGGTTGCGAAGTTGCCATACGATGAAACAAAGAACTACTTGAAGAAAGTAAACAGCCGTATCGCACTATATAAATAA
- a CDS encoding LPP20 family lipoprotein, producing MKKLIIATSLITALVGCQSNNDTLEQAQNFASCTFPDAPTVEAPGWICDVVPTDVAIGATGYAKKSAAGMSVMRKIAMSDARVNLASAFESDVSNLFQSATDGATSTSAGEGVTLVTENVQEAFEDITKSVVSKRLTNSRVLVSQTSPAGGLYVLVGMDQAAYDANMNKIIDEVGGEDSTLWNQFNDEKAAADLAAVFDSLKK from the coding sequence ATGAAAAAACTAATTATTGCAACGTCACTAATTACCGCTCTCGTTGGCTGCCAAAGCAACAACGATACACTAGAGCAAGCTCAAAATTTTGCGTCATGTACGTTCCCAGATGCACCGACTGTCGAAGCCCCTGGTTGGATCTGTGATGTGGTCCCTACTGATGTAGCTATTGGTGCAACAGGTTACGCGAAGAAAAGTGCAGCAGGTATGAGCGTCATGCGTAAAATCGCGATGAGCGATGCTCGTGTAAACCTTGCTTCGGCTTTTGAATCAGATGTGAGTAATCTATTTCAATCTGCTACTGATGGTGCTACGTCAACATCCGCTGGGGAAGGCGTAACGCTGGTAACGGAAAATGTTCAAGAGGCATTTGAAGATATTACTAAATCGGTAGTGAGTAAAAGACTTACAAATAGCCGAGTTTTAGTAAGCCAAACAAGTCCAGCTGGTGGGCTGTATGTATTAGTTGGTATGGACCAAGCAGCTTATGATGCAAATATGAATAAAATTATCGACGAAGTTGGTGGCGAAGACTCAACTCTTTGGAATCAATTTAACGACGAAAAAGCTGCCGCAGATCTTGCTGCCGTATTCGATTCTTTGAAAAAATAA
- the gltS gene encoding sodium/glutamate symporter yields the protein MTETLVSPMLSFTIAIALLFIGKGLIERSEVLRKYSLPEPVIGGFVCAATVAALYYLFEIQITFSLDVRDFLLLYFFAGIGLQADIKTLVKGGRPLFILLCLASAFIVLQNLVGMAVASGFGMDAKAGLLSGSISLIGGVGTTLAWAPMFVEEFGISNALELGVASNTVGLIAACVIGGPIANYLLNKHKVSPSKEEDVTVGAYQESETRTELSHYGVLWAWLILNLTLMLGYSLSEVIDSMGLKLPLFVSCLIAGILIGNIGRALFKKRRTKEKIAQGRKGLAMISDICLGMFLTMALMGLRIWDLDGLFGYISVVMSIQILLSLLFTIFVVYYLMGRNYDSVVICSGFGGITLGSTATAIVNMTAVTHRYGASPQAFIVVPLVCGFFVDLINALVISFFVGM from the coding sequence ATGACAGAAACCCTCGTTTCTCCAATGCTCTCCTTTACTATTGCGATTGCATTATTGTTTATTGGTAAAGGGTTAATCGAGCGCTCTGAAGTATTAAGGAAGTATTCACTACCAGAGCCAGTTATTGGCGGCTTTGTTTGTGCAGCGACTGTAGCGGCACTTTATTATCTCTTTGAAATCCAAATTACCTTTAGTCTCGATGTTAGAGACTTTTTGCTTCTCTACTTTTTTGCTGGCATCGGGCTCCAAGCAGACATTAAGACGCTGGTAAAAGGTGGGCGGCCTTTGTTCATCCTGCTCTGTCTGGCTTCGGCTTTTATTGTCCTTCAAAACTTAGTTGGCATGGCTGTCGCGTCGGGTTTTGGTATGGATGCGAAAGCGGGTTTGTTGTCAGGTTCTATCAGCCTAATTGGCGGCGTAGGTACGACCCTCGCATGGGCGCCAATGTTTGTGGAAGAGTTTGGTATTTCTAACGCGCTCGAGCTTGGTGTCGCTTCCAACACGGTTGGTTTGATTGCAGCCTGTGTGATTGGTGGCCCGATTGCCAACTACCTACTCAATAAGCATAAGGTGAGTCCATCCAAAGAAGAAGATGTGACGGTCGGAGCATACCAAGAGAGTGAAACTCGCACTGAATTGAGCCATTACGGCGTGTTATGGGCATGGTTGATTCTAAACCTAACATTGATGCTTGGTTACAGCCTGAGCGAAGTTATCGACTCAATGGGCTTAAAACTGCCGTTATTCGTTAGCTGCTTAATTGCTGGCATCCTAATCGGCAATATTGGTCGTGCACTGTTCAAAAAGCGTCGTACAAAAGAGAAAATTGCTCAAGGCCGCAAAGGCTTGGCGATGATATCTGATATCTGCCTGGGTATGTTCTTAACGATGGCGTTGATGGGGCTACGTATCTGGGATCTCGATGGATTGTTTGGCTATATCTCTGTTGTAATGAGTATTCAGATCCTACTTTCGCTTCTGTTTACGATATTCGTTGTTTATTACTTGATGGGAAGAAACTACGACTCAGTGGTGATATGTTCAGGCTTTGGTGGCATCACTCTAGGCTCAACAGCAACAGCAATTGTGAACATGACAGCCGTGACTCACCGCTACGGTGCAAGCCCGCAAGCATTTATCGTAGTGCCATTAGTGTGTGGTTTCTTCGTCGATTTGATTAATGCGCTTGTGATTAGCTTTTTTGTTGGTATGTAA
- a CDS encoding L-alanine exporter AlaE yields the protein MKSRGPFCIRNAAADTFAMVVFCFISGMIVEVFISGMTFEQSLASRTLSIPVNIAIAWPYGVFRDWFLRNGAKLSESSLMKNISDLLAYVLFQSPVYAGILLAVGASSDQIVTAVTSNAVISCGMGVLYGYFLDMCRKWFRVPGYYQQA from the coding sequence ATGAAGTCTCGTGGTCCATTTTGTATTCGTAACGCAGCAGCGGATACATTTGCTATGGTAGTTTTCTGTTTTATCTCAGGCATGATCGTAGAAGTGTTCATCTCCGGTATGACGTTTGAGCAATCTCTTGCTTCACGAACGTTATCTATTCCGGTAAACATCGCTATCGCATGGCCTTATGGTGTCTTTCGTGATTGGTTCTTGCGAAATGGTGCAAAGCTATCAGAAAGCTCATTGATGAAGAATATATCCGACCTTTTAGCTTATGTGCTGTTCCAATCACCAGTATACGCTGGCATTCTATTGGCCGTTGGTGCTTCTAGTGATCAGATCGTTACAGCCGTGACCAGTAACGCTGTTATTTCATGCGGTATGGGCGTTCTGTACGGTTACTTCTTAGATATGTGCCGTAAATGGTTTCGAGTTCCGGGCTACTATCAACAAGCTTAA